A genomic stretch from Anaerococcus mediterraneensis includes:
- a CDS encoding FtsW/RodA/SpoVE family cell cycle protein: MIRKADNLEKSMRRSRSKAIFLLFVFEFLSLSLAMIYNIENLTNADFYTYLAILFVTILSSVILNHISRSDNILLLIVNMLFSIGVAIIYRLDPKLGRRQLQFYIVGIILFFLTYYILKSIKIWNKLMLFYVAISIILFLLTLVFGSYLGGAKNWIMIKDKFSVQPSEFIKVPLAFFVASFYDNFTKMSLKPFGRYCMNFIIYVFIGFLFLQKDLGTALIFFGLLIISQFVYEKDRKLIFVNMFFMIIGSIVAYFLFGHVRIRVATWLDPWSDIEVTGYQITQALFATASGGLFGTGIGLGRPDYIPVAESDFIFSAICEEMGVFMGIGVILLFMILVYRAIKISLIQEDKFFSVLAFCIGVLFAIQTFIILGGVLKLIPLTGVTLPFISQGGSSMLAGFILLGCLQYCGEEINKGENL, encoded by the coding sequence ATGATTAGAAAAGCAGATAATCTAGAAAAATCTATGAGAAGATCAAGGTCTAAAGCTATTTTTCTTCTTTTTGTGTTTGAATTTTTAAGCCTATCATTAGCTATGATTTACAATATAGAAAATTTGACAAATGCAGATTTTTATACCTATCTAGCCATTTTATTCGTCACAATACTAAGCTCTGTTATCCTAAACCATATAAGTAGATCTGACAATATACTATTGTTGATTGTAAATATGCTATTTTCCATAGGGGTAGCTATAATATATAGGCTTGATCCTAAGTTAGGACGTAGGCAACTACAGTTTTATATAGTAGGAATTATTTTATTTTTCTTGACCTATTATATTTTAAAGTCTATCAAAATTTGGAATAAATTAATGCTTTTTTATGTGGCTATATCAATAATATTATTTTTGTTAACTCTAGTCTTCGGTTCATACTTAGGCGGAGCAAAAAACTGGATAATGATTAAGGATAAGTTTAGTGTTCAGCCATCTGAATTTATCAAAGTACCCCTAGCTTTTTTTGTAGCATCATTTTATGATAATTTTACAAAAATGAGCTTGAAACCTTTTGGTAGGTATTGTATGAATTTCATTATCTATGTTTTTATAGGATTTTTGTTTTTGCAAAAAGATTTGGGAACGGCTCTCATATTTTTTGGGTTATTGATAATTAGCCAGTTTGTATATGAAAAAGATAGGAAACTAATTTTTGTTAATATGTTCTTTATGATAATAGGTTCTATTGTAGCATATTTTCTATTTGGACATGTTAGAATAAGGGTAGCAACTTGGTTAGATCCGTGGTCTGATATAGAAGTCACAGGATATCAAATAACCCAGGCTTTGTTTGCAACTGCAAGTGGTGGTTTATTTGGTACGGGGATTGGACTTGGTAGGCCAGATTATATACCAGTTGCAGAATCTGACTTTATTTTTTCTGCTATTTGTGAAGAAATGGGAGTTTTTATGGGAATAGGGGTTATACTCCTATTTATGATCTTGGTTTACAGGGCCATAAAAATCTCTCTAATTCAAGAAGATAAATTTTTCTCAGTTCTAGCATTTTGTATTGGAGTTTTGTTTGCCATCCAAACATTTATAATCTTAGGTGGAGTATTAAAATTAATACCACTTACAGGTGTTACGCTTCCATTTATAAGCCAAGGAGGATCGTCTATGCTTGCTGGTTTTATATTATTAGGATGTCTCCAATATTGCGGAGAGGAGATAAATAAGGGTGAAAATCTATGA
- the glgA gene encoding glycogen synthase GlgA, giving the protein MNVLFLTSESVPFIKTGGLADVAGALPKELKKNGVDIRVVLPLYKSIDGAYRDKMEKITEFYVDLDWKHQYAGVYKLEWDDVTYYFIDNKEYFDRDQPYGHLDDAERFIFYSKACTLLPKEINFKPDIIHSNDWHTAMVNLFVNDFRTGDHYYDDIRTLFTIHNLKYQGVFDSDNMKLAGLDARYFNENDLKFYDAINFMKAGIIHASHVNTVSENYAREIQYPFYGEGLDGVIRQYNFKLDGIVNGIDFDVWNPATDKNLKKNYSLDTIDEKVKNKLDLQKLYGLPQREDVPLLAIVSRLNEMKGMDLVRYIMDELLRDDIQFIVLGTGEYTYEEMFKYFEWKYPEEVAARIYYSDKESHQIYAGSDFYLMPSISEPCGISQLIAMRYGSLPIVREAGGLKDTVIPYNQYNGDGTGYSFANINAHELLFTIKKAIDVYRNNPEDHKKLMANAMKENNDWEMSSYKYINLYEKIKA; this is encoded by the coding sequence ATGAACGTATTATTTTTGACCAGTGAATCAGTCCCATTTATAAAAACAGGAGGGTTAGCAGATGTAGCTGGCGCTCTGCCTAAAGAACTTAAAAAAAATGGTGTAGATATTAGAGTAGTCTTACCTTTATATAAAAGTATAGATGGTGCCTACAGAGATAAGATGGAAAAAATCACGGAGTTCTATGTAGATCTTGATTGGAAACATCAATATGCAGGAGTTTATAAACTAGAATGGGATGATGTTACTTATTACTTCATAGATAATAAAGAATATTTTGACAGAGACCAACCATATGGCCATCTAGATGATGCTGAAAGATTTATTTTTTATTCAAAGGCTTGTACACTTTTACCTAAAGAAATAAACTTTAAACCAGATATCATACATTCTAATGACTGGCATACTGCAATGGTTAATCTGTTTGTAAATGATTTTAGGACTGGTGATCATTATTATGATGACATTAGAACCTTATTTACTATCCATAACCTAAAATATCAAGGGGTCTTTGATTCTGATAATATGAAGCTAGCAGGGCTAGATGCTAGGTATTTTAATGAAAATGATTTAAAATTCTATGATGCTATAAACTTTATGAAAGCAGGAATAATCCATGCAAGCCACGTAAATACAGTTTCTGAAAACTATGCTAGGGAAATCCAATACCCATTCTATGGCGAGGGTCTAGATGGTGTTATAAGGCAATATAACTTCAAACTTGATGGTATAGTTAATGGTATAGATTTTGATGTATGGAATCCAGCCACTGATAAAAATCTTAAAAAAAATTATTCTCTTGATACAATAGACGAAAAAGTTAAAAATAAACTTGACTTACAAAAACTTTATGGTCTTCCTCAAAGAGAAGATGTGCCTCTATTAGCAATAGTATCTAGGCTAAATGAAATGAAAGGCATGGACCTAGTAAGGTATATCATGGATGAGTTGCTTCGTGATGATATCCAGTTTATAGTTTTAGGTACTGGTGAGTACACATATGAAGAAATGTTCAAATATTTCGAATGGAAGTATCCTGAAGAAGTTGCAGCAAGGATTTATTACAGTGACAAAGAGTCTCATCAAATTTATGCAGGTTCTGATTTCTATTTGATGCCATCTATATCTGAACCTTGCGGGATAAGTCAGTTGATAGCAATGAGATATGGATCCCTACCTATAGTTAGAGAAGCTGGTGGTCTAAAGGATACTGTTATTCCATACAATCAATATAATGGCGATGGCACCGGGTATTCCTTTGCAAATATAAATGCTCACGAACTTTTATTTACTATAAAAAAGGCCATTGATGTATATAGGAATAATCCAGAAGACCATAAAAAATTAATGGCTAATGCTATGAAAGAAAATAATGATTGGGAGATGTCATCATATAAATACATAAATTTATATGAAAAGATTAAAGCGTAA
- the pulA gene encoding type I pullulanase, whose translation MNLLKIEENLSYEKLKDIKLGADYCKEFTKFSVYAPTREKVDLVITDDYKKVRRKIFPMKKDDLGIFSVKIDGDLDGYFYNYIVEDDYEVTDPYAYSASINSIYSAVIDMDDTNPPGFKDSSSPDIKENEAIIYEMSVKNYTADKSSGVYNRGKFLGLTETGTKYKNLKTGIDNIVELGVSHVQLLPIYDFISVDESSQRFFDDDNYNWGYDPELYFAPEGSFSTNPEDPKSRVREVKEMVKSFHDKGICVIMDVVYNHTFKTVDSNLNTLAPKYYHRTNADMSFSNGSGCGNEIASEKPFARKLIIDSLIHWVKEYKIDGFRFDLMALVDIDTIKIAIKELRKINPNIIIYGEPWMGGGSSLAYDKQIWKGAQRSNGFGVFNDDFRDAIKGDVNSYGRGYIQGVFDLKNKIELGIAGSINYDDKRIGFAEDASETINYFNCHDNLILFDKLAVSLENMDDINSYVKLALGLVMLSFGKPFIYEGNEFNHSKKNDANSYRSPLSVNAIDWSEKENNKEIFNYTQQLISLRKSIGAFSETRSNKIRNILKFMEDLDQSVVGYKVDDKYLVLINANKNDFNIDRQNLSGFLGENNKKIEQIFSKEGICRVRVDISNDINLKALSINVYKIGEKHGL comes from the coding sequence ATGAATTTATTGAAAATAGAAGAGAATCTTAGTTATGAAAAGCTTAAAGACATAAAATTAGGAGCAGATTACTGCAAAGAATTTACAAAATTTAGTGTATATGCTCCTACAAGAGAAAAAGTAGATTTAGTTATAACTGATGATTATAAAAAAGTTAGAAGAAAGATTTTCCCTATGAAAAAGGATGATCTTGGTATTTTTTCTGTCAAGATAGATGGAGATTTAGACGGGTATTTTTATAATTATATAGTTGAAGATGACTATGAAGTAACAGATCCTTATGCATATTCTGCCTCTATAAACTCCATTTACTCAGCTGTAATAGATATGGATGATACAAATCCTCCAGGATTTAAAGACTCTTCATCTCCAGATATAAAAGAAAATGAAGCAATAATATATGAGATGAGTGTTAAAAACTATACAGCTGACAAATCAAGTGGAGTTTATAATAGAGGGAAATTCTTAGGGCTCACAGAGACCGGTACAAAATACAAAAATCTAAAGACGGGCATAGACAATATTGTAGAACTTGGTGTAAGCCACGTCCAACTACTGCCTATTTATGATTTTATAAGTGTTGATGAATCAAGCCAAAGGTTTTTTGATGATGACAACTACAATTGGGGTTATGATCCAGAGCTATACTTTGCTCCAGAAGGATCTTTTTCAACAAATCCAGAAGATCCAAAGTCTAGGGTTAGAGAAGTTAAGGAAATGGTTAAAAGCTTTCACGATAAAGGCATCTGTGTAATAATGGATGTAGTCTACAACCATACTTTCAAAACAGTAGATTCTAACCTAAACACCCTAGCGCCAAAATATTACCATAGAACAAATGCAGATATGTCTTTTTCTAATGGATCTGGTTGTGGAAACGAAATAGCAAGTGAAAAGCCTTTTGCTAGAAAACTGATAATAGACTCCTTGATTCATTGGGTCAAAGAATATAAAATAGATGGATTTAGGTTTGACCTAATGGCTCTAGTCGATATAGATACAATAAAAATAGCTATAAAAGAGCTCAGAAAAATTAATCCTAATATAATCATTTATGGTGAACCATGGATGGGTGGTGGATCTAGCCTAGCTTATGATAAGCAAATATGGAAAGGGGCTCAAAGATCAAACGGATTTGGAGTATTCAATGATGATTTTAGGGATGCTATAAAAGGTGATGTAAATTCTTATGGTAGGGGATATATACAAGGTGTTTTTGATTTAAAAAACAAAATAGAACTTGGTATAGCAGGATCTATCAATTATGATGATAAAAGAATTGGCTTTGCAGAAGATGCAAGTGAAACTATAAATTATTTTAATTGCCATGATAACTTAATACTTTTTGATAAATTAGCTGTATCACTCGAAAATATGGATGATATAAACTCTTATGTAAAACTAGCACTAGGACTGGTTATGTTATCATTTGGCAAGCCTTTTATATATGAGGGCAATGAATTTAATCACAGCAAAAAAAATGATGCAAACTCATATAGGTCACCACTGTCTGTCAATGCTATTGACTGGTCAGAAAAGGAAAATAACAAAGAAATTTTCAACTATACACAACAACTAATTTCTCTAAGAAAATCTATAGGAGCTTTCAGCGAGACTAGATCTAATAAAATTAGAAATATTTTAAAATTTATGGAAGACTTAGACCAAAGTGTAGTTGGTTATAAGGTTGATGATAAATATTTAGTTTTGATTAATGCCAATAAGAATGATTTCAATATTGATCGTCAAAATTTAAGTGGATTTTTAGGTGAAAATAATAAAAAAATTGAACAAATTTTCTCAAAAGAGGGTATATGTAGAGTAAGGGTAGATATATCAAATGATATAAATCTCAAAGCGCTATCAATTAATGTTTATAAAATAGGAGAAAAGCATGGATTATAA
- the glgD gene encoding glucose-1-phosphate adenylyltransferase subunit GlgD encodes MDRVVALVYSSDFSEQNYNDLCKYRPDYMLPFGGRYRIIDFSLSNLSNHDINRVILFSGNKLRSALDHIGNGKSWELNRRNGGLMLNPGNPNKLPTSEIETYYDAIVYFQEHDFEYVYIKNPMYIIKEDIHDAIENMKDKDLDCLIFSNKTVDKDGEFLNQAIINSDQSGRPANVGINLGITEDIDLFLGSIMMKKDSFLRVLRHSMQTNSANSLLSAIFKYPGELNIDFYRQDNEFEIIKDVNSFYEANMKLLDKGTFDKLFYEDGLVYTKSKDEPSTSYTKLSNVKNSLIANGSIIEGEVENSIIFRGVRIGKGAIVKNSIIFQDTVIEDGAILNFVITDKASHIGHDIKLFGNRSHPYVTSKGEKFD; translated from the coding sequence ATGGATAGAGTTGTTGCATTGGTATATAGTTCTGATTTTAGTGAGCAAAATTACAACGATTTATGCAAATATAGACCTGACTATATGCTTCCATTTGGAGGCAGATATAGAATAATTGATTTTTCTTTATCCAACCTTTCAAATCATGATATAAATAGGGTAATACTATTTTCAGGAAATAAATTAAGAAGTGCCCTTGATCATATTGGAAATGGTAAAAGCTGGGAGCTAAATAGAAGAAACGGCGGTCTTATGTTAAACCCTGGTAACCCTAATAAGCTACCAACTAGTGAAATTGAAACATATTATGATGCTATAGTATACTTCCAAGAGCATGATTTTGAATATGTGTATATCAAAAATCCAATGTATATAATAAAAGAAGATATACATGATGCTATAGAAAACATGAAAGATAAGGATCTCGATTGTCTAATATTCTCTAACAAAACAGTTGATAAGGATGGAGAGTTTTTAAATCAAGCTATAATAAATTCTGATCAGTCAGGAAGGCCTGCAAATGTAGGTATAAATCTAGGTATAACAGAGGATATAGATCTATTTTTAGGATCTATAATGATGAAAAAAGACAGCTTCTTGAGAGTATTAAGACATTCTATGCAAACTAATAGTGCAAACTCATTATTATCTGCCATTTTTAAATATCCTGGTGAATTGAATATAGATTTCTATAGGCAGGATAACGAATTTGAAATTATTAAAGATGTAAATTCTTTTTATGAAGCTAATATGAAGCTTCTAGACAAAGGTACATTTGATAAATTGTTCTATGAAGATGGACTAGTATATACAAAATCAAAAGATGAACCATCAACATCCTATACGAAGTTATCTAACGTAAAGAATTCACTCATTGCTAATGGTTCTATAATCGAAGGAGAAGTTGAAAATTCTATTATATTCAGAGGTGTTAGGATTGGAAAGGGTGCAATAGTCAAAAACTCAATAATCTTCCAAGATACAGTCATAGAAGATGGGGCTATACTCAATTTTGTTATAACGGACAAGGCTAGTCATATTGGCCATGATATAAAATTATTTGGAAATAGGTCACATCCATATGTAACAAGCAAAGGTGAGAAGTTTGATTAA
- a CDS encoding FHA domain-containing protein — MENFFNLIDKIFSINVFGNLTLYQLLSTILKYVFVFVVFYFIYSIIRIIYYDVRTTLKKEQDSDTYLRLINKNDGFRFMVQEYYFLLEKNTIGRDEKNTISINDRYLSKFHARILQDEDMYFLEDLNSANGTYLNDERIVDAIELKSGDVIRLGSVEFLFVQGDQND; from the coding sequence ATGGAAAACTTTTTTAATCTTATTGATAAAATATTTTCAATAAATGTTTTTGGAAATTTAACTTTATACCAATTATTATCGACTATATTAAAGTATGTCTTTGTCTTTGTCGTTTTTTATTTTATATACTCTATAATAAGGATTATATATTATGACGTAAGGACGACCCTAAAAAAGGAACAAGATTCCGATACCTATCTAAGGTTAATAAATAAAAATGATGGCTTTAGATTTATGGTTCAAGAATACTACTTTTTATTGGAAAAAAATACAATTGGTAGAGATGAAAAAAATACTATAAGTATAAATGATAGGTACTTATCAAAATTCCATGCTAGGATACTACAGGATGAAGATATGTATTTTTTAGAAGACCTAAATTCAGCCAATGGGACCTATCTAAATGATGAGAGGATTGTAGATGCTATAGAGTTAAAATCTGGCGATGTAATCAGGCTTGGATCTGTAGAATTCTTGTTTGTACAAGGTGATCAAAATGATTAG
- a CDS encoding glycogen/starch/alpha-glucan phosphorylase — translation MRTDKDFIIERVQSFLYSFYAKNIENARINEVYDCLCRYISEIIGKVWVESKSLNDKNDYYILSFEYLPGKFINRNIHRLKIKNQIVSALDEMGFSYEELLACEKEADLGVGDIGIGSSALINELANQKKRAVAYALRYENGNLKQKIIDGRQVEYSDFWLEQGSNWEHKKSFSYTLDIDGIKNRSTAYDMPILSDDATYVNTLRMFKSEPIESINIEDFSRGDFLNAYDNYININSINKFLYIDDSTYEGKLLRLKQEYFYSVSAVSDIFRRYIKRHGSIDGIDENIKIFSHDIHPSLALVEFVRVLNTKYGYRMQEAIKMTKNVFEHVAFSITTDTVENYDIDMIRRVNPEIMDTIFEIQKELNISFGQGDILGNGKVYFRNINKYLSRSYNYLSKIISESRNKEINHSFINYGTDRILYSETNNPGLMKVFRDFDIKDLSYDEIKKLKNIRNDKNFIRTIDNLQYSIKCELSNIAKKLSNELINPYSIYDLQLSIIHESKRQILNAVAIAYEYYMLKENSNLKLTPTTYIFSGKANEGYFIAKETIKFIIALKKMIDKDKFIKEKIKIVFIEDINVEKVRYILPAIDIYSNLTLASLDNQDFNILNSSFNMTNILSTKGGIVDNISQKNGFYKFGPSFSKLSEINNYKANEFYYNNDLVKFTVDNLLNESYDNFPYNFKIIYDNILMYNDSFKIFYDLESLIKERKVIEKDYLDIDLWIGKEIDNILWANNFRLDEVINNNYEFIENRRES, via the coding sequence ATGAGAACAGATAAGGATTTTATCATAGAAAGAGTACAAAGTTTTTTGTATTCTTTTTATGCTAAAAATATTGAGAATGCGAGAATAAATGAGGTATATGATTGCCTATGTAGATATATTTCAGAGATAATAGGCAAGGTTTGGGTAGAAAGTAAATCTTTAAACGATAAAAATGATTACTATATTTTAAGTTTTGAATACTTACCAGGTAAGTTCATAAATAGAAATATACACAGACTAAAAATAAAAAATCAAATAGTTTCAGCTCTAGATGAGATGGGCTTTTCCTACGAAGAATTATTAGCTTGTGAAAAAGAAGCGGATTTAGGAGTGGGAGATATCGGTATCGGCTCATCTGCTCTTATAAATGAGCTTGCCAACCAAAAAAAGAGAGCTGTAGCCTATGCTCTCAGATATGAAAATGGAAATCTAAAACAAAAGATAATTGATGGTAGGCAGGTAGAATATTCAGATTTTTGGCTTGAGCAAGGATCTAATTGGGAACATAAGAAGTCTTTTTCATATACACTAGATATCGATGGTATAAAAAATAGATCAACAGCCTATGATATGCCTATATTATCAGATGATGCAACCTATGTTAATACTTTGAGAATGTTTAAATCTGAGCCTATAGAATCAATAAATATTGAAGACTTTTCAAGGGGCGACTTTTTAAATGCTTATGATAATTATATAAATATAAATTCTATAAATAAATTCCTCTATATTGATGATTCGACATATGAGGGTAAACTATTGAGATTAAAACAGGAATATTTTTATTCTGTAAGCGCTGTTAGTGATATTTTTAGGAGATATATAAAAAGACATGGGTCCATAGATGGTATAGATGAGAATATCAAAATTTTCTCTCATGACATTCATCCAAGCCTTGCTTTAGTAGAGTTTGTCAGAGTCTTGAACACTAAATATGGGTATAGGATGCAAGAAGCCATAAAGATGACAAAAAATGTTTTCGAACATGTAGCTTTCTCGATTACAACAGATACGGTTGAAAATTATGATATAGATATGATTAGGAGAGTAAATCCTGAAATAATGGACACTATTTTTGAAATACAGAAAGAGCTTAACATATCTTTTGGTCAAGGGGATATCCTTGGAAATGGCAAGGTTTATTTTAGAAATATCAATAAATACCTATCAAGATCCTATAATTACTTATCAAAAATTATCTCAGAAAGCAGAAACAAAGAAATAAATCATTCTTTTATTAATTATGGAACTGATAGGATTTTATACTCTGAAACTAATAATCCAGGACTTATGAAGGTCTTTAGAGATTTTGATATTAAGGATTTATCTTATGATGAAATAAAGAAATTAAAAAATATTAGAAATGATAAGAATTTTATTAGGACTATAGATAATCTACAGTATAGTATTAAATGTGAGTTATCAAATATTGCTAAAAAATTATCAAACGAGCTTATAAACCCATATTCTATATATGACTTGCAATTATCTATAATTCATGAGAGTAAAAGGCAAATCCTTAATGCCGTAGCTATTGCATACGAGTATTATATGCTAAAAGAAAATAGCAATTTAAAACTTACACCAACGACTTATATATTTTCAGGCAAGGCAAATGAAGGTTATTTCATTGCAAAGGAGACCATAAAATTCATCATAGCCCTAAAAAAAATGATTGATAAGGATAAGTTTATCAAAGAAAAGATCAAGATAGTATTTATTGAAGATATAAATGTAGAAAAAGTTAGGTACATCTTGCCAGCTATAGATATATACTCAAATCTAACCTTGGCAAGTCTTGATAACCAAGATTTTAATATTTTAAATTCATCTTTTAATATGACTAATATACTTAGCACCAAAGGTGGGATTGTTGATAATATTAGTCAAAAAAATGGTTTTTATAAATTTGGACCTAGTTTTTCAAAACTATCTGAAATAAATAATTATAAGGCTAATGAGTTTTATTATAATAACGACCTTGTTAAATTTACCGTAGATAATTTATTAAATGAATCTTATGACAATTTCCCATATAATTTTAAAATAATATACGATAATATTTTGATGTATAATGATTCATTTAAGATTTTTTACGATCTTGAGTCACTCATAAAAGAAAGAAAAGTGATAGAAAAAGATTATCTTGATATAGATCTGTGGATAGGTAAAGAAATTGATAATATATTATGGGCGAATAATTTTAGATTGGATGAAGTGATTAATAATAATTATGAATTTATTGAAAATAGAAGAGAATCTTAG
- a CDS encoding phospho-sugar mutase, protein MDYKKNFQSWYDDDRFDKKTRYELESIKNDEEEIKDRFYQSLKFGTAGLRGKLGAGTNRMNTYMVAQATQAFADTIAEGGQEAKDRGVAIAYDVRHMSKEFAVITAEVFAANGIKVYIHKEIQPTPVCSFTIRELNCIAGVMVTASHNPREYNGYKAYNEEGSQIMDETADKILSYIDDHQDFFEIKKIDFEEGLEDGIIEYVSDELIDKYVSLVKDCAINDDNIDKNISIVYSPLNGTGNKLVRRILAERGFTNISIVKEEENPDPDFTTVGYPNPEVPAVFKLSEELGKKVDADLLLATDPDADRCAVEVKDKDGSYKFLTGNLIGTLLSQYILSSLKENNQLPEHPAIVKSIVSTDLVAPIAKKYGVDKYDVLTGFKNIYDKANELERENTGKFVFGFEESIGYNYKDFVRDKDAVNSAMMISEMAAYYKNKGKSLLDVIEEIYKEHGYYSNEVVSIVLEGMDGQERISRIMTHVRENPLKEINGENISKVIDYKNDDTGLPKSNVLKFYFEDESWLTLRPSGTEPKIKIYVNAIDDSMEKAVSKKDKIIKYMESLIDSIE, encoded by the coding sequence ATGGATTATAAGAAAAATTTTCAGTCTTGGTATGACGATGATAGGTTTGATAAAAAAACTAGATATGAACTAGAATCTATAAAAAATGATGAAGAAGAGATCAAAGATAGGTTCTATCAATCATTAAAATTTGGTACTGCAGGTCTTAGAGGAAAATTAGGCGCTGGTACAAATAGAATGAACACCTATATGGTGGCCCAGGCTACACAAGCTTTTGCAGATACAATAGCAGAAGGTGGACAAGAAGCTAAAGACCGCGGAGTAGCAATTGCTTATGATGTAAGACATATGTCAAAAGAATTTGCTGTAATCACCGCTGAAGTTTTTGCTGCAAATGGCATAAAAGTTTATATTCATAAAGAAATCCAACCAACACCAGTATGTTCTTTTACAATTAGAGAATTAAATTGTATAGCAGGTGTTATGGTAACTGCCTCTCACAACCCTAGAGAATACAATGGTTATAAAGCCTATAATGAAGAGGGCAGCCAAATAATGGATGAAACTGCTGACAAAATTCTTTCATATATAGATGACCACCAAGACTTTTTTGAAATCAAAAAAATAGATTTTGAAGAAGGTCTTGAAGACGGAATAATAGAATATGTAAGTGATGAACTTATTGATAAGTATGTATCCCTAGTAAAGGATTGTGCTATAAACGATGATAATATAGATAAAAATATTTCTATAGTCTATTCTCCACTAAATGGTACAGGTAATAAACTAGTTAGAAGAATCCTTGCTGAGAGAGGGTTTACTAATATAAGCATAGTAAAAGAAGAAGAAAATCCTGATCCTGATTTTACTACAGTTGGATATCCAAACCCAGAAGTACCAGCTGTTTTCAAATTATCAGAAGAGCTAGGAAAGAAAGTAGACGCTGATTTGCTTTTAGCGACAGATCCAGATGCAGACAGGTGTGCTGTAGAAGTGAAGGATAAGGATGGATCATATAAATTCTTGACAGGCAACTTAATCGGTACACTTTTAAGCCAATACATCCTATCATCACTCAAAGAGAATAATCAATTACCAGAACACCCTGCAATAGTTAAATCAATAGTTTCTACAGATTTAGTAGCTCCAATAGCTAAAAAATACGGGGTAGATAAATACGATGTTCTAACTGGATTTAAAAATATTTATGACAAAGCTAATGAATTAGAAAGAGAAAATACTGGCAAATTTGTATTTGGTTTTGAAGAGTCTATAGGCTATAACTATAAAGATTTCGTAAGAGATAAAGACGCTGTAAACTCAGCTATGATGATATCTGAAATGGCAGCTTACTATAAAAATAAAGGAAAAAGCCTACTAGATGTAATAGAAGAAATATATAAAGAACATGGCTACTATTCTAATGAGGTAGTTTCAATTGTACTTGAAGGAATGGATGGACAAGAAAGAATTTCTAGGATTATGACCCATGTTAGAGAAAATCCATTAAAAGAAATAAATGGTGAGAATATCTCTAAAGTTATAGACTACAAAAATGATGATACTGGTCTACCAAAATCAAATGTATTAAAATTCTATTTTGAAGATGAGTCTTGGTTAACTCTTAGACCATCAGGTACAGAGCCAAAGATAAAAATATATGTTAATGCTATAGATGATTCTATGGAAAAAGCAGTATCAAAAAAGGATAAAATTATAAAATACATGGAATCACTAATTGATTCAATTGAATAA